The Erigeron canadensis isolate Cc75 chromosome 1, C_canadensis_v1, whole genome shotgun sequence genome segment AAATGGAATTTAGAAAACCATTTTAAGCTTATAAAAAAATCACGATcatgaaaaaatatttattaactatatcTTCATATCACATATATGAAAATTAGCTTTAATTGAAAAGACACCCGAATGCTATTTATTGTTTTGCAAATTttgatgtcttttttttttcttttgaaaggtgaattttactgaaaacttcgtgtcgggATTCAACAAGGGGACGTCTAGTATACGTTgccttaaccgggtccgcgctagagatcCCCTTTGAAGTAgaaatgcttatttcaaatacccgatgggggaaaaacccctactaattCGCCCGAATatacgacgattaataggggtaaaccatGCCCTCTCAGACTTAAATCTGAGTATACTCAAGTCAAGCCCTCATAGAAGgactatatatatttcaaagttggtaGAATGAGGATTCGAACCTGCGACCTATAAATCACCAGAGGAAGTTCAAACCACTACACCAACTCATCATCGATAAATTTTAATCTACTTAATTAACAAATTGTTGTATCTCATCGTAATCTTCTAAATCTCCAAAAATAGTTGATGGTAACAGAAAGTTTGAGAAAAGTTGTAACTAGAATCGGGCTTCATTCTCATCAGAGGAATTGGACGAATGGAACAGTCTTGTTTGTCTCATGTCGCCTATTATTTTGGGCAGTAACCGAGACAAGTGGAGGTAGGTAGGGGCAACTGATGGATTGTTTACGGTTAAAAGTGCCAAAGCATTCTTGAGGAGTGGTGTCGACTACAGTGAAAGGTTTATGTTCAAGTGGTCAAAATGGGTAGCTAAGAAATGTAATGTGTTTATGTGGAGAGCCTCCATGGATCGTTTGCCTACTATGGTAAGGCTAGGAATGTAGTGTTTGAGAGCATAACTTGTGTTTTATGTGGTGAAGCTGATGAAACCATCGAGCATGTTCTTTGTTGCTGCAGCTGGGCGATTTCAATATGGTATAGAATTACTATCTGGTGCAAGGCCAGTCCCATCTTCGTCTTTTCGGTTAAGGACCTATTTGAAGTTGACAAACACGTGGGACTCGATAAGAGAGGTAGGAAGATCTTTAAAGGAATTGTATTTGTGACATGTTGGTGTTTATGGAAGGCTAAAAACGAGAAGAAGTTTGAAAGGGAGACGATTGGAGTTGAGAAGGTGTTTCAAGATATTAAAGCTTTTAGCTTTCTTTGGTATAAGAATAGATTGAGGAATTGCTCATTTAGTTGGCATGATTGGAACTCATTTAATGTAGTGTAAATCTCTGtaaattcttatatttattgttGGTCTTTCTCTAATTTAAAGAGTCGGTGATGTGttaataaaaagttacttttcaaaaaaataaaataaatgaggTTATTGTGCAAAATAGACTTTTTCGCTCATGCGATATAATCGGATCGAGCATGCTTTCATTAAAGGaaaaagggtttttcttttttcaaattaaattgaATACTTTATAACAAATATTGGTAACTCCCtatcaataaacaaatattcaagggactaaatatcaaaataattttgttgTAACCGACCTACGCGTCACACGCTATATAAACAAACCTCCCCTTCTCCACACGCatcatatcaaaatcaaaacctaaATAATATTCTCTGATTTTCAATTCccattgtatttttttttctagggTTTCCTCAATCGGCGGAATATCTCCGGCATCAATTCTTCGTGTGAAATCAATTTTCCGGCAAGTCTCTCTCCaaacttcaaaccctaattcgTCAGCGATATCGATTGATCAAGAACATCTTCCAGAAcgatatattataattatatatatataatggcgTTGGTGTATTATAAGTTTAATCTGGGAAACCATATCAGATCGATCCCGATCGAAGGAAATTACATAACGCTTGGTGAATTTAAAGATGAATTAGAAAAACGTCAACATTATTTAAGGCGGAGAGATAATTTAGCCATCTGTAATGCAGATAATGAAGGTTAGgttagattagggttttcaattgTATCGTTTCGCCCGATTTTCCTATGTATAGATTCGGGCTCTAGgtttcaatacatatatatatgtataattttattgtaattgtattgaTGTATTCCtgtaaattataaaagaattatacagtagtttgttttgttttttttttatcaataaatattgttattgttagtATAGTATGCTATTTTACAGTGTTATCagctattatttattttattgtttctttctatatatattgttttgttaatGGTGTATTCAAAGGAGGACAAGGAAGAGCTAtgttatgttatttattattatggtGCTAACATTCAAGTTTGCAATTGCAGAGTATGTTGGTGAAAAAACATTAATTCCAAAAGATACATCTGTTGTTATCCATAGGGGTCCACGAGTTCGATACAATACCATAGTTGTTGCTAATAAACAAGAGTATATTCTCGAAACCtttatttcttaatctttttaatCAATATAGAATTTTGCTTTTACTAGTATGAGATATTGTGCAAAGATGGctttttcttgttttacttgCATTCTTTTAGAACCCACAAAAGCTttgttattgtttgtgtttaaGAGTCACAGAGACTACTGAAAATATAAGAATTTTGCTTTGAGCTGACTAAGatttgttttctattgtttaGTCAAGTGGAGAAAATTGATTCTGAGACCAGTTTAGCTGAGCAGTCTGCCATGGATAGTGTAAGTTTTCGCCAAGTGTTTTTTTTCATGAAACTTGTAGGGGGTAGTCTGGCTTCACCTGTGGAACGTTTTACTACATTGGAGTAATTACGCATGTGATCGGTTTTGCAGGTTGatgaaattgatatttttgattttggagACGACGTGTATGCTATTCCTGAAGGTATACCATCAAGCAATCCAGTCAACATAAGTAAAGCTGATGAGGACAGCAAAATTCTAACTTTAGTTAATACCTCAGCATTGGATGATAGGAAGTAATAGACGTTCCTAACCTTCTCATCTATTTTGTTGTTGTGATGATTAGTTAGCGAGGATTTACGTTGGTTTTTCTAATTGCAGAAACTTTGATGGCATTGGCAGTGGCTTTGGACGTGGACGTGGTAGAGGCAGCCATGAGCAACTTAAACCACCTCAGGGCTATGTATGTCATAGATGCGGTACTCCTGGTAGGTTAATTACCTTAAAATTTGCCACATTGTTGTGAATTAACATGTCATGGGATCCTGTTTTCAGGTCATTTCATCCAGCACTGTCCCACAAATGGAAATCCTGATATCGACAAACTTAAACCACCTCAAGGCTATGTATGTCATAGATGCAATACTCCTGGTATGTTAATTACCTTAAAATTTGCCCCATTGTTGTCAATTAACATGTCATGCTAATGGTATCCTGTTTTCAGGTCATTTCATCCACCACTGCCCCACAAATGTGTAAGTTGATTATTCTATAATTGATGTCATATCTCAAGATTTTAACAGGGTGGTGCGTATTTTTTTGActattattttctatttatttgtAACAGTTCTACATTTCGAAACAAGGTTAGGGGGTTTCCTGACTCTAGAAGCATGAGTAATCTGCCACCAGAACTTTATTGCCTCTTGTGTGAACGAGTAATGAAGGATGCTGTTTTCAGCAAGTGCTGTTTCCAGAGTTTCTGTGAAAATTGTAAGATCAGTGTTATTTTGCTGGTGGAAAATATATGAAGTTCTTTTTCTTTGCACTTGCGTTTGTTTAACTGTACATTATGTGCTTTGTCAACCAATTTTCTAAAATCTTCGTTTATCGGTCAGGTATAAGGGACCAAGttatatcaaaatcaaattgTGTTTGTGGAGCTAAAGGCAGACCTGAAAATGACTTTGTCCCCAACAATGCAGTTAGAGATACAATAAAGAGAATATTAGAGACGAATTATAGTGGTGCTTGCAATCATGATCATGGTATGTGCAACTAGCGCATCAAATTATCTTTGAAAGTTTAAGTGTTTAACCATTTTActgtgttcttttttttttttttaattttatatattattttggtaTCAGGTAAGCAATTTGCACTGCCTACGGCCTTAAAAGGGATCAAAGTTCCAATGCAGAATGTAGAGGCTACAATGATACAAGGCTCTAAAAAAGAGGAAGAACCCCTAATATCGGAACAGAAAATCTCAGTTATCACAGAAGAACCAGCATTACAGGGAAGTGCATGTGCAATACCAGCTGACAGAGAAGTGCAGCATAAGGAAGTTACTGTTGATGCAGGTAAGTATTTGTCGATGTAAACTTATTTCGAGTTTGGTGAACACCAGAACTTTCCATTAtgtgaaatttaaaattaaacgtTCAATATGAATATGATGCATCAAACAGATAACATTCACAAAAGTAGTGATTATAATTAATCATAGCCAAATAAGTAATTTGAATGGATATCTTGTATGATTCTACATCCAAACATAACTTCATAACGTATGATTTAGAAATTATACTCACCTCAGTTAATGTATATTGTGTACATATTGTGATAGGTGTGAATCCAAATTATCTTTATGAAATCAACTGTTTTACCGAGTTTTATATCTCTGTTTCAGGCAAGGAGTTTGCTGTTCCTGCAGCCTCAGTCGGGGGTCAAGCTCCATTACAGAATGTGGAGGCTACAAACATACAAGAGGATAGAAATTTGGAAGAATCCCTAATATCTCAACCCGGAGTCTCAGATACTACAAAAGAGCCATTATTACAGGAAAGTGCACCACCAGTTGACAAAGAGTTACAGCGTAAGGAATTTGCAAATATTGGAGAGAGGAAGTTGGAAGACGAATCCTCAATATTTCGACCGGAAGCGTCGGGTATAACAAAAGAATCGGCATCACAAGGAAGTGCCCTAGAGACTGACAAGGTTCAGAGCAAGAAAGTTACAAAGATTCAAGACAGTAATTTAGAAGAAGAATCCCCCATAGTTCAACCAGAAGCCTCGGgtataataaaagaacaagcaTTACAAGGTAGTGCCCTATCGGCTAACAACGCGCAGCGGAAGGAAGTTACCGTTTATATGGGTAAGTAAATGTTGATGTCAAAGTTTTTATTATCTCAGGACCATGCAATATTCATCCCATGAATCTAAAACTGTTAAACAAGATGCATGATCATATTATGTAATCATATAACTTAGTATACTCTTAATAGTAATGTATAGTGAAGCTACTTAAAAAAAGAAGTAATGTATAGTGCATACATTTAAAATAGTGTGTAATTTTA includes the following:
- the LOC122585216 gene encoding uncharacterized protein LOC122585216: MSNLPPELYCLLCERVMKDAVFSKCCFQSFCENCIRDQVISKSNCVCGAKGRPENDFVPNNAVRDTIKRILETNYSGACNHDHGKQFALPTALKGIKVPMQNVEATMIQGSKKEEEPLISEQKISVITEEPALQGSACAIPADREVQHKEVTVDAGKEFAVPAASVGGQAPLQNVEATNIQEDRNLEESLISQPGVSDTTKEPLLQESAPPVDKELQRKEFANIGERKLEDESSIFRPEASGITKESASQGSALETDKVQSKKVTKIQDSNLEEESPIVQPEASGIIKEQALQGSALSANNAQRKEVTVYMEKKKSKKKSNLPINAGEIQWTAQQYHAAQSYMQSIYPFSYNPYLNSMYPGMEAYMKQCGIIPPHMEYNIIPSNVPLGVPGMTSSQISPHSRESSKDRECNREIRKSVDATSVKLKRASNMILTPPPPSSKVQRDINQPRREQRHNERKGQSPQWTSSMTASKRKSSRHIDDHKEYDDSYHHKHHKELRHHHGTPSVARRSVIHEHDSSDDKERHFKRRRSRY